One Parageobacillus sp. KH3-4 genomic region harbors:
- a CDS encoding iron-containing alcohol dehydrogenase, translating into MHQLLMPSRILYGRGAFNEIGNQARLHGNKVLIISDPVMEKLGNVAFCEEHLRKKALPFAKYTGVDTEPTDIHVKEALEVCRQERCDVIVAIGGGSSIDTAKAVAVMMTNEGTISDYVGNAKPFANKPLPLIAVPTTAGTGSEVTKVTVIIDTQTDVKMMISQPELLPAVAIVDPILTVSCPPPVTAATGIDALCHAIEAYISRRAHPVTDVLALSAIEAIMGNLRQAYKNGNDIDAREKMAIGAMVAGAAFSNASVTLVHGMSRPIGALFHVPHGVSNAMLLPGVLEFTKKSAIEKLAVISRLIKPELKNASDEEAADALILEVKQLCRDLHIPNMKTWGIEKEQFDKAVDKMAADALASGSPGNNPRVPTHEEIVQLYHVCYDYDFCSTNSISL; encoded by the coding sequence ATGCATCAACTTCTCATGCCAAGCCGGATTTTATATGGGCGCGGTGCTTTTAACGAAATCGGGAATCAAGCGCGTCTGCACGGGAATAAAGTGCTTATTATCAGCGATCCTGTCATGGAGAAGCTCGGCAATGTCGCGTTTTGTGAAGAACATTTACGAAAAAAAGCGCTTCCATTTGCCAAGTATACAGGGGTAGATACGGAGCCGACCGATATTCATGTAAAGGAAGCGCTCGAAGTTTGCCGCCAAGAGCGGTGTGATGTCATCGTTGCTATTGGCGGAGGGAGCAGCATTGATACGGCGAAAGCGGTGGCGGTCATGATGACAAACGAAGGAACGATCAGCGATTATGTGGGCAATGCCAAGCCGTTTGCGAACAAACCGCTTCCGCTTATCGCCGTTCCGACGACTGCAGGCACCGGTTCCGAGGTCACGAAAGTTACCGTCATTATTGACACGCAAACGGACGTCAAAATGATGATTTCCCAGCCCGAACTATTGCCGGCTGTCGCGATTGTCGATCCGATTTTAACCGTATCGTGTCCGCCGCCGGTGACCGCGGCAACTGGGATAGACGCGCTATGCCATGCGATCGAAGCATATATTTCGCGGCGCGCCCATCCAGTAACCGACGTATTGGCGCTATCGGCAATCGAAGCGATCATGGGGAATTTGCGCCAGGCGTATAAAAATGGCAACGATATTGATGCGCGCGAGAAGATGGCAATCGGCGCGATGGTGGCAGGTGCTGCATTTTCCAACGCATCGGTGACGCTTGTCCACGGGATGTCACGGCCGATCGGCGCACTTTTTCATGTTCCGCACGGCGTGTCGAACGCGATGCTGCTGCCGGGGGTGCTGGAATTTACAAAAAAGAGCGCGATAGAAAAACTTGCAGTGATCTCCCGTCTGATCAAGCCGGAATTAAAGAACGCCTCCGATGAAGAAGCGGCCGATGCGCTTATTTTGGAAGTGAAACAGCTCTGCCGGGATCTCCATATTCCAAATATGAAAACATGGGGAATTGAAAAAGAACAGTTTGACAAAGCCGTTGATAAAATGGCGGCCGATGCGCTAGCGAGCGGCAGCCCGGGAAATAACCCAAGAGTTCCG
- a CDS encoding sigma 54-interacting transcriptional regulator, which translates to MCGSVYGYEEIVLRAEQTLKEAVQLFIRYEINEIPVIDRQRREMGRLTYRMLLKALADKWDDDETIESLWNAQETTVEHTKEQPADVPPKSHTSVSELITEIQRLKLELQEAHSMVEMMKTVLDSAYEGIAVVDAQGIIREINKAYCQFLGIRREDAIGKHVTEVIENTRLHICIESGVPERGFIQKIFDQPMVVHRIPIWREGKVVGAIGMLIFQGVSEVYQIFQRVQELSRQASQKEKQVKRAAFPKKQISGLDSIVGRSPAIAKIKQMVRRAARVPSTVLITGESGTGKEVLAKAIHQSSPYVDGNFVSVNCAAIPESLLEAELFGYEEGAFTGAKKGGKPGKFQLAHKGTLFLDEIGDMPLYMQAKILRVLEEKKVERVGGVAEMELDVRIIAATNKNLEEMVQKGQFREDLFYRLNIIRIHIPALRERKMDIPYLLAYHMERICEQFGLKQKEFTKEAMQALMDYSWPGNIRELVNVVEWLVGMVDGQKIEKEHLPSHILSSALFMKNGREVEERKNIIEQPDAHWRDIVDYYERERIKQALIEEKGNKAAAARKLGMHRSTLYEKLKKYNL; encoded by the coding sequence ATGTGCGGCAGCGTATATGGATATGAAGAAATCGTGTTGCGCGCCGAGCAGACGTTAAAAGAAGCGGTGCAGCTATTTATCCGCTATGAAATAAACGAAATTCCGGTAATCGACCGTCAGCGCCGGGAAATGGGTCGGTTGACATACAGGATGCTGCTGAAAGCGTTGGCGGACAAATGGGATGATGACGAAACAATAGAGTCGTTATGGAACGCGCAGGAAACGACAGTGGAACATACAAAAGAACAGCCGGCCGATGTTCCGCCTAAAAGCCATACGTCCGTTTCGGAGTTGATCACCGAGATTCAGAGGCTGAAACTGGAATTGCAAGAGGCGCATAGCATGGTGGAGATGATGAAAACTGTTCTTGATTCGGCATATGAAGGAATTGCTGTCGTGGACGCACAAGGCATTATTCGTGAAATAAACAAGGCATATTGTCAGTTTCTCGGCATTCGCAGGGAAGATGCGATCGGAAAACATGTGACAGAAGTCATTGAAAATACAAGATTACATATTTGCATCGAATCGGGTGTTCCAGAAAGAGGATTTATTCAGAAAATTTTTGATCAGCCAATGGTTGTGCATCGCATTCCAATTTGGCGAGAAGGAAAAGTGGTCGGAGCAATTGGGATGCTCATTTTTCAAGGAGTTTCGGAAGTGTATCAAATTTTTCAGCGAGTGCAAGAGTTGTCGCGTCAAGCTAGTCAAAAAGAAAAGCAGGTAAAACGTGCGGCTTTTCCAAAAAAACAAATTTCAGGTTTGGATAGCATTGTCGGCCGCAGCCCAGCGATTGCAAAAATTAAACAAATGGTGAGAAGAGCAGCGCGTGTGCCATCTACTGTGTTAATTACCGGAGAAAGCGGAACGGGAAAAGAAGTGCTGGCGAAAGCGATTCACCAATCGAGTCCGTATGTTGACGGCAATTTTGTCAGCGTTAACTGTGCAGCAATTCCTGAATCGCTTCTTGAAGCAGAATTGTTTGGCTATGAAGAAGGGGCGTTTACCGGAGCGAAAAAAGGTGGAAAGCCGGGAAAGTTTCAACTTGCCCATAAAGGGACGTTATTTTTAGATGAAATAGGCGATATGCCGCTATATATGCAAGCGAAAATACTGCGAGTGTTAGAAGAGAAAAAAGTGGAGCGAGTCGGCGGCGTAGCGGAAATGGAGCTCGATGTTCGCATCATCGCCGCTACGAATAAAAATTTAGAAGAAATGGTGCAAAAAGGTCAGTTTCGCGAAGATCTTTTCTACCGCCTCAATATTATTCGCATTCATATTCCTGCCTTGCGGGAGCGGAAAATGGACATCCCTTATTTGCTTGCCTACCATATGGAAAGGATTTGTGAGCAGTTCGGCTTAAAACAAAAAGAATTCACAAAAGAGGCGATGCAAGCGCTTATGGATTATTCATGGCCGGGAAATATTCGCGAACTTGTCAATGTAGTGGAATGGTTGGTTGGAATGGTGGACGGGCAAAAAATCGAAAAGGAGCACTTGCCTTCCCATATTCTTTCTTCCGCTCTGTTTATGAAAAACGGCCGTGAAGTGGAAGAAAGAAAAAATATCATCGAGCAACCAGATGCTCATTGGCGGGACATTGTTGATTATTATGAACGCGAAAGAATCAAGCAGGCATTAATTGAGGAAAAGGGAAATAAAGCAGCGGCAGCGAGAAAATTAGGCATGCATCGGTCCACACTTTATGAAAAACTAAAAAAATACAATCTATAA